The following are encoded together in the Panicum virgatum strain AP13 chromosome 6K, P.virgatum_v5, whole genome shotgun sequence genome:
- the LOC120711651 gene encoding Krueppel-like factor 14 isoform X1 has translation MAAARREASDSWEEGAAGAGSTPNHPAPVLTTLPVAASSIAARRRRRCAGRRGNCSLPAPSSSPPAAAAPTAGGGHGGVGTGSTPLPSSDGAPSSRPRSASPFQDRGEPRAAAMSKVFEGCERQYCVAAASLSRKCTAASALDGEKEAKAVRDPVRRGGS, from the exons ATGGCGGCAGCGCGTCGGGAGGCATCAGATTCATGGGAGGAAGGAGCAGCAGGAGCCGGATCCACACCCAACCACCCAGCTCCCGTCCTCACCACCCTGCCGGTCGCAGCTTCCTccatcgccgcccgccgccgccgccgatgcgcgGGACGACGAGGCAACTGCAGCCtccccgccccctcctcctccccgccggcagcggcggcccccACCGCCGGTGGTGGGCACGGCGGCGTAGGGACGGGGTCGACGCCACTCCCCTCCTCCGACGGTGCTCCCTCATCCCGACCCCGTTCCGCGAGCCCGTTCCAAGATCGAGGCGAGCCGCGAGCAGCAGCCATGAGCAAGGTGTTCGAGGGCTGCGAGAGGCAATACTGCGTGGCCGCGGCCTCCCTCTCCCGCAAGTGCACCGCTGCCTCTGCCCTTGATGGAG AGAAGGAAGCAAAAGCTGTTCGAGATCCAGTCCGGCGTGGAGGAAGCTGA
- the LOC120711651 gene encoding uncharacterized protein LOC120711651 isoform X2 — translation MERRKQKLFEIQSGVEEAESLVFLIIKLLISVLPTDVQSKEKNVVRPSGRLPSETTWDLQSKLDTRTACRRLHVLAVLLACWRSPVMKPGVACLLEIACTRGAACWRATDHLWHGRPAASIDRCIKLLLE, via the exons ATGGAG AGAAGGAAGCAAAAGCTGTTCGAGATCCAGTCCGGCGTGGAGGAAGCTGAATCGCTG GTTTTTCTCATCATCAAATTACTGATTTCAGTATTACCTACAGATGTGCAGAGCAAGGAGAAGAATGTTGTAAGGCCATCAGGGAGGTTGCCAAGTGAAACGACATGGGATCTGCAAAG CAAGTTGGATACTAGGACTGCTTGCCGGAGATTGCACGTGCTGGCGGTGTTGCTCGCTTGCTGGAGATCACCCGTTATGAAGCCTGGAGTTGCTTGCTTGCTGGAGATCGCGTGCACAAGAGGAGCTGCTTGCTGGAGAGCGACAGACCACCTGTGGCATGGCCGGCCAGCCGCAAGCATTGATCGATGTATAAAACTCTTGTTAGAGTGA
- the LOC120711651 gene encoding uncharacterized protein LOC120711651 isoform X3: MERRKQKLFEIQSGVEEAESLVFLIIKLLISVLPTDVQSKEKNVVRPSGRLPSETTWDLQSKLDTRTACRRLHVLAVLLACWRSPVMKPGVACLLEIACTRGAACWRATDHLWHGRPAASIDR, from the exons ATGGAG AGAAGGAAGCAAAAGCTGTTCGAGATCCAGTCCGGCGTGGAGGAAGCTGAATCGCTG GTTTTTCTCATCATCAAATTACTGATTTCAGTATTACCTACAGATGTGCAGAGCAAGGAGAAGAATGTTGTAAGGCCATCAGGGAGGTTGCCAAGTGAAACGACATGGGATCTGCAAAG CAAGTTGGATACTAGGACTGCTTGCCGGAGATTGCACGTGCTGGCGGTGTTGCTCGCTTGCTGGAGATCACCCGTTATGAAGCCTGGAGTTGCTTGCTTGCTGGAGATCGCGTGCACAAGAGGAGCTGCTTGCTGGAGAGCGACAGACCACCTGTGGCATGGCCGGCCAGCCGCAAGCATTGATCGAT ga